Part of the Betaproteobacteria bacterium genome is shown below.
GCGTTCGCGGTATCCGCAAAACCCGTGGGCAATTCGCCGGCCATGCGGCGTTTGAATTCCGCTGCCAGTTCGGGAAACTGTTTTTCGTAAGCGGCAAAGGTCGCTCCCCATTGCGCGTTCAGGCCGGCGCCTTTGTGCGTGCAATCCCACGCATCGTAAATCGCTTGCGGAATCTCAAATGGTGCGTGCGTCCAGCCGATCGCCTGCCGTGTCGCGGTAACTTCCTTGTCGCCCAACGCGGCGCCGTGAACTTTGTCGGTGCCCGCCATGTTCGGCGAACCTTTGCCGATCACCGTCTTGCAGCAAATCAGGGTTGGCTTGCCAGTCACCGATTTCGCTTCCTTGATGGCGGCATCGACTTCGTCGGCGTTGTGTCCATTTACATTCGGGATCACATGCCAGCCATACGCGGCGAAACGCATTGGCGTGTTGTCGCGGAACCAGCCTTCGACCTTGCCGTCGATGGATATGCCGTTGTCGTCATAGAAGGCAATCAGTTTGCCCAGTCCGAGCGTACCCGCCAGCGAGCACACCTCGTGGGAAATTCCTTCCATCAGGCAGCCATCGCCCAGGAACACGTAGGTGTGATGATCGACGAGGGGCAATCCTTTGCGGTTAAACGTGTTGGCCAATTCCCGTTCGGCGATTGCCATGCCCACCGCATTCGCGAGCCCCTGCCCGAGCGGCCCGGTAGTGGTTTCGACGCCCGGCGTCACGCCCACTTCCGGATGTCCCGGCGTTCTGGAATGCAATTGACGGAAGTTCTTGAGTTCCTGCATCGGCAGGTCATAGCCCGTCAGATGCAGCAGCGCATAGAGCAGCATCGAACCATGGCCGTTGGACAGGACAAAACGGTCACGATCGGCCCAGTGCGGATTCTTCGGGTTGTGTTTCAGGTGGCTGCGCCACAGCACTTCAGCGATATCCGCCATGCCCATCGGCGCACCGGGGTGGCCGGAGTTGGCTTTCTGGACGGCGTCCATGGCGAGGGCCCGGATGGCGTTGGCGAGTTCGGTGCGGCTAATCGTGGAAGCGGAGGAGGTCATGGGCGGAAGGGGAAGTGGAGGAGGAATCGGGAGAAAGGAGACACGATGAAGGGAATGGCAATTATAATTTAGGCACTCGCCCCGTCGTGCCTTTTCGCGGGGAAAAACCAACAAAATTGCTCTGGGAGCCGCGCCATGAAAGGCCTGCATATCGTCGCGGACCTCTACCATTGTCCGCCCAGCGATTTCCTGATTTCCGCCAAGGCGTTACGCGCGCTTTGTCTTGAAGCCTGTGAAGCCGCCGGGCTGACGGTGCTGGGTGAACATTTCTATCAATTCGACGGATTGAACAGCCCGTTGAATCCCGTACAGGATGGCGGTGCAACCGGCGCGGTGGTGCTGGCCGAATCGCACCTTGCGGTTCATACCTGGCCTGAACGCAGCGAAGTGTCGCTGGATGTCTATGTTTGCAATGTCACGGCCGATAACAGCCTGAAAGCCGAAAAGCTCTATCAACTGATGATCGAAGCATTGAAGCCGGCCGATATCGTGGTTGAGCGCATCTGGCGCGGGAAAGAGCTGCCGGTCGTGGCAATGGCCGCGATGACACCCATTGCCGCCATCGCCGCCTGATTCACATGCGACTGGATGAAAACCTCAATGCCGGTGCCGGGGTTTACTTCGACGGTACGCTGATCGAATCGCTACAGACGCCGTATCAACTAATCGAGATATTCGATACTCCCGCGCTCGGCAAGCTGATGCGTATCGATGGCGCAAATATGACCAGCGAGCGCGATGAGTTCTTTTATCACGAGAACCTCGTGCATCCGGCCGCAATTGCCCATCCCGCGCCGAAGCAGGTGTTGATAATCGGCGGCGGCGACGGTGGGTCGATCGAAGAAATTCTCAAGCACCCGAGCGTGGAGAAGGTCGTGCTCGCCGAACTGGATGCCGGCGTGATCGAGATTGCGCGGAAGCATTTTCATGGCGTGCATCACGGCGCGCTGGACGATTCGCGCGTGGAGATCCGCATTGGCGATGGCATGGCGTATGTTCGCGATTCGGCGGCGCGATGGGATCTCATTTACCTCGACCTCACGGACCCGATCGGGCCTGCTAAAGCGCTGTACACGCAAAACTTCTACACCGATTGCCGGCGCGCGCTGAACAAAGGCGGCGCGCTGGTGCTGCACGTCGGCTCGCCGTTTGCGCACGCCGACCGCGTCGCGGGCAGCCTTGCCGATCTGCGCGCTTTGTTCACCGTCGTCACGCCGTATTTCGTGCACATTCCGGTATACGGCGCAGTGTGGGGCTTTGCGGTGGCATCGGATTCGCTCGACTTGCGTTCGCTCAATGCCGAACAAGTCGATTGGCGACTTACCGATCGAAATATTGGGCGACGCCAGTTCTATAACGGCGCGATGCATCAAGCCATGCTCGCATTGCCGGAATACATTCGCCAATCCATCCGCTAACCTTCAGCTAATATAGCGTTTTCCCGCATTTCGAAAGCCCGGAAATGTTGAAGCGCATCCGAAAATCCAGTGGCCATGTCACGCTCGTGCTGATTGGCGCCGCCGCACTCACGGCGGGACTCGCCGGTTGTTCCAAGGAGGAAGTTCGCCGCGATGTCTATGCGAGCAAGGCGGATTGCCTGGCCGACTGGGGCAATACGCCGAAGGACTGCGAGCCCGCCTACGACCGTCCCACGGGCAATGGCGCGACCACACACTACTACGGGCGGCCCTACACCCACAGCGGCGGCGGATCATCTTCGTCTTCGCGTTCCAGCAGGACCATCGGCAGTTCCACCGTGAGCCGTGGCGGCTTTGGCAGCAGCGGCCATTCGGCATCGGGTTAGCCGTGTGCATTCTTCGGCTTGATCGCCCCGGCGCAAGCGCGTTCGCGGCATTTTGTTTTTTTCCGCGTGACGCGATGGAGCACGCATGAAGCGCCTCGACATGGTGCCGCGCCCCGATTGGCCACAAAAAATGGAAGCGCTCGGTTTCGGCTTTCATTCCATCGACGGCATCTACTGGGACGAGCGCGCCTGCTACGAATTCACCTCGGCCGAGATCGATGCTCTGGAAACCGCGACGGCCGAACTGCATGAATTGTGCGTCGAGGCCGCGGGCCATGTAATCGATACCGGCGACTACGAGCGCTTTGCTATCCCGTCCGAATTTATCCCGTTGGTCGAGCGCTCGTGGAACGATGACGAGGCCACGCTTTTCGGCCGCTTCGATTTTTCCTGGGATGGCCACGGCGCGCCGAAGATGCTGGAGTACAACGCCGATACGCCGACCTCGCTGATCGAAGCGAGTGTTGCGCAGTGGTACTGGCTGCAGGAAGTGGTGATGCCGAAGAATCCGCGCGCCGACCAGTTCAATTCACTGCACGAAAAACTGATCGAGCGCTGGAAGGAAATCGTCGCGGAACTGCCCGGCAAGACGGTGCACTTCACCTGTGTAGCCGACAGCGAAGAAGATGTCGGCAACCTCGATTACCTGCGCGACGTCGCGATGCAAGGTGGCGTCGATGCCAAGTTCATCGACATCGGCGACATCGGCTGGGACGCCGTGGCAAAAGTCTTCGCCGATACAGAGAACAACGAAATCAAGACGCTGTTCAAACTCTATCCCTGGGAATGGATGGTGCGCGAAGCCTTCGGCCGCAATCTGATCGACAGCCGCATGCGCACCATTGAGCCCGCCTGGAAAATGCTGCTC
Proteins encoded:
- a CDS encoding glutathionylspermidine synthase family protein, translated to MKRLDMVPRPDWPQKMEALGFGFHSIDGIYWDERACYEFTSAEIDALETATAELHELCVEAAGHVIDTGDYERFAIPSEFIPLVERSWNDDEATLFGRFDFSWDGHGAPKMLEYNADTPTSLIEASVAQWYWLQEVVMPKNPRADQFNSLHEKLIERWKEIVAELPGKTVHFTCVADSEEDVGNLDYLRDVAMQGGVDAKFIDIGDIGWDAVAKVFADTENNEIKTLFKLYPWEWMVREAFGRNLIDSRMRTIEPAWKMLLSNKAILPVLWELNPDHPNLLPSYYEPQKFATDYVKKPILSREGANVTITTDKGEIAIPGEYGAEGFIYQAYHPLPVYDGSHTVIGSWIIGDEPAGIGIREDESPVTKNTSRFLPHYFV
- the tkt gene encoding transketolase → MTSSASTISRTELANAIRALAMDAVQKANSGHPGAPMGMADIAEVLWRSHLKHNPKNPHWADRDRFVLSNGHGSMLLYALLHLTGYDLPMQELKNFRQLHSRTPGHPEVGVTPGVETTTGPLGQGLANAVGMAIAERELANTFNRKGLPLVDHHTYVFLGDGCLMEGISHEVCSLAGTLGLGKLIAFYDDNGISIDGKVEGWFRDNTPMRFAAYGWHVIPNVNGHNADEVDAAIKEAKSVTGKPTLICCKTVIGKGSPNMAGTDKVHGAALGDKEVTATRQAIGWTHAPFEIPQAIYDAWDCTHKGAGLNAQWGATFAAYEKQFPELAAEFKRRMAGELPTGFADTANALVAKLNDKAETVATRKASQIAIEGFAPALPELIGGSADLTGSNLTNWSGTVALSPISGGNYINYGVREFGMTAIANGIALHGGLIPYTGTFLTFSDYSRNALRMAALMKLRNISVFTHDSIGLGEDGPTHQSVEQVASLRLIPNMDLWRPCDTVEAAHAWRHALARKDGPAALIFSRQNSPFQTRDAATLANVARGGYVLAKEAGALKAVLIATGTEVSLAVEAQKVLASEGIHVRVVSMPSTFVFDRQDATYKGDVLPKGAPRVAIEAGVTDYWHKYVGLEGAVIGIDTFGESAPAGVLYKHFGITVDALVAAVKAL